One Leptospira fainei serovar Hurstbridge str. BUT 6 DNA window includes the following coding sequences:
- a CDS encoding transposase, translating to MAKFKNTDPNQLRMYVLDFKELFGEEHPIHGFKKVIDRLDFEDFEKNYQNDETGRPAISPKKVISALFYSILIGNISMRELCRISKLRAELIYLLDGEELDHSFISKFRKTHRTEIEDLFSQTVFLGYESGYIDFETVSIDGTKIKANANPDDIGDLEKFELRLEQIEKVSKVKFQEWEKSADMDRSQIRDKRKN from the coding sequence ATGGCAAAGTTCAAGAATACGGATCCGAATCAGCTTAGAATGTACGTTTTAGACTTCAAGGAATTGTTCGGGGAAGAACATCCGATTCACGGTTTTAAGAAAGTCATTGATCGGTTAGATTTCGAAGATTTCGAAAAGAATTACCAGAATGATGAGACTGGAAGACCTGCAATTTCACCGAAGAAAGTTATTTCGGCTCTTTTTTATTCCATTTTAATCGGCAATATCTCGATGCGGGAACTCTGTAGGATATCCAAACTCAGAGCTGAATTGATCTATCTTCTGGATGGAGAAGAGCTGGATCATAGTTTTATCTCAAAGTTCAGAAAGACTCACAGAACTGAAATCGAAGATCTATTTTCTCAAACGGTATTTCTCGGTTACGAAAGCGGTTATATAGATTTTGAAACCGTTTCCATAGATGGCACTAAGATAAAGGCGAATGCGAATCCCGATGATATAGGGGACCTGGAAAAATTCGAGCTTAGACTTGAACAAATCGAAAAGGTAAGTAAGGTCAAATTTCAAGAATGGGAAAAGTCTGCCGATATGGATCGTTCTCAAATTCGAGACAAAAGAAAGAATTAG
- a CDS encoding transposase: MIISHSVETEQSDTKFAEKMIRKVESCYEFLRSEKQDLNRIQYVLDAGYASESNFQRLKDFDLYCPDQKVTRLFQAGKIPKVTDFSKRRPPFIKFIYEKKANNFVCPSGRTLKFRSEKYLHGQYSYSDYRSTGCNGCKLKHFCTKGRSKSILVNSNNLRRNYIHLSPSKNYHPSELNNFYTMEMRKKLQNPKSRKIYAKRFSSIEGVFGAMKGSRAGNRFMTKGLEKVSLEWSERCSAHNIGKICGFRYI, from the coding sequence ATGATCATTTCTCACAGTGTGGAAACGGAACAATCCGATACTAAGTTTGCGGAGAAAATGATTCGAAAAGTCGAATCTTGCTACGAATTCTTAAGATCGGAAAAACAAGATTTAAATAGAATTCAATATGTCTTAGATGCCGGTTATGCAAGCGAAAGTAATTTCCAGAGATTAAAAGACTTCGATCTTTATTGTCCCGATCAAAAAGTAACAAGGTTATTCCAAGCAGGGAAGATCCCAAAAGTTACCGATTTCTCCAAACGAAGGCCTCCGTTCATCAAATTTATCTATGAAAAGAAAGCCAACAACTTCGTCTGTCCATCGGGCAGAACACTTAAATTCCGATCCGAAAAGTATCTTCATGGACAATACAGTTATTCGGATTACAGATCGACGGGTTGCAACGGCTGTAAGTTGAAACATTTCTGCACAAAAGGTCGATCTAAATCCATTTTGGTGAATTCTAATAACTTGAGAAGAAACTACATTCATTTAAGTCCAAGTAAAAACTACCATCCGAGCGAGCTGAATAATTTCTACACGATGGAAATGCGCAAAAAGTTACAAAACCCGAAATCGAGAAAAATTTATGCCAAACGGTTTTCTTCGATTGAAGGCGTCTTTGGTGCAATGAAAGGATCTCGTGCAGGAAATAGATTCATGACAAAAGGATTGGAAAAAGTTTCTCTTGAATGGTCCGAAAGATGCTCCGCTCACAACATAGGAAAAATTTGCGGATTTCGGTATATTTAA